The following coding sequences are from one Halobacteriovorax sp. JY17 window:
- a CDS encoding XRE family transcriptional regulator: protein MLSNELDLNSFNSNISQNLKFLRAKRNYTQKQLSEVSKIPRTTLTNIESGEGNPSLSNIIKLAHALDVSIDLLVSAPRPETILLRESELPLEIKGGANITKLLPEKTKGLDIDRVRLDQNQTFRGTPHLGGTREYMTVISGEVIVRFNGEEFHLRKNDLLAFPGDVHHSYQNPLGTESVYMSIVIPS, encoded by the coding sequence ATGTTATCAAATGAACTAGATTTAAATTCGTTTAATTCGAATATCTCACAGAACTTGAAGTTTCTAAGAGCAAAGAGAAACTATACCCAAAAGCAGCTCTCTGAAGTTTCGAAAATTCCAAGAACGACTCTAACCAATATAGAAAGTGGTGAAGGAAACCCTTCCCTTTCTAATATTATAAAACTCGCCCACGCCCTTGATGTGAGCATTGACCTCCTTGTCTCGGCCCCAAGACCTGAAACAATTCTTCTTAGAGAGTCAGAACTTCCTCTTGAAATAAAAGGCGGAGCCAATATAACCAAACTCTTGCCAGAAAAGACAAAGGGACTAGATATAGACCGTGTAAGACTTGATCAAAATCAAACTTTTAGAGGAACTCCTCATCTTGGAGGAACGAGAGAGTATATGACTGTTATTTCTGGGGAAGTTATTGTGCGCTTTAACGGAGAAGAGTTTCATCTAAGAAAGAATGACCTCTTGGCCTTCCCTGGAGACGTTCACCACTCTTACCAAAATCCTCTTGGTACTGAATCTGTCTATATGAGTATTGTGATTCCAAGCTAG
- a CDS encoding 4a-hydroxytetrahydrobiopterin dehydratase → MSNLREMKCIPCSGEVPPLDIVLKRKLKDEIHLEWKFTHNETRLRRELKLSNFSEALELANLIGALAEEEWHHPELVIGFGHLDIEIWTHKIDNLVESDFIFASKVDQIIEKVNFVK, encoded by the coding sequence ATGAGCAATCTAAGAGAAATGAAGTGTATCCCTTGTAGTGGCGAAGTTCCGCCACTAGATATCGTTTTAAAGAGAAAGCTTAAGGACGAGATCCATCTTGAATGGAAGTTCACCCACAATGAAACAAGACTTCGTAGGGAGTTAAAATTAAGTAATTTCTCCGAAGCTTTAGAGCTTGCAAACCTTATAGGAGCTCTAGCAGAAGAAGAGTGGCATCATCCAGAACTTGTCATAGGTTTTGGACATCTTGACATAGAAATCTGGACGCATAAAATAGATAATCTAGTTGAAAGCGATTTTATTTTCGCTTCAAAAGTCGATCAAATTATTGAAAAGGTAAATTTTGTAAAATGA